The Bacteroides acidifaciens genome includes a region encoding these proteins:
- a CDS encoding Lrp/AsnC family transcriptional regulator, with product MGHHQLDTLDEQILKLIAGNARIPFLEVARACNVSGAAIHQRIQKLTNLGILKGSEYVIDPEKVGYETCAYIGIYLKDPESFDSVTKALEAIPEVVECHFTTGKYDMFIKIYAKNNHHLLSIIHDKLQPLGLARTETLISFHEAIKRQMPIMVDVEDED from the coding sequence ATGGGACATCATCAATTAGATACTTTAGATGAGCAAATACTGAAGCTGATAGCAGGTAATGCCCGCATTCCTTTTCTGGAAGTGGCGAGAGCTTGCAATGTCTCCGGTGCTGCGATTCATCAGCGTATTCAGAAACTGACTAACTTGGGAATACTCAAAGGCTCGGAATATGTTATTGACCCCGAAAAAGTAGGATACGAAACTTGTGCTTATATCGGCATATACCTAAAAGACCCAGAATCTTTTGATTCGGTGACAAAAGCTTTGGAAGCTATCCCAGAAGTGGTGGAATGTCATTTCACTACCGGAAAATATGATATGTTTATCAAGATTTACGCCAAGAATAACCATCACTTGCTGAGTATCATTCACGATAAGTTGCAGCCATTGGGCTTGGCGCGTACGGAAACGCTAATCTCCTTCCACGAAGCCATTAAGCGGCAAATGCCTATAATGGTCGACGTAGAAGACGAAGATTAA
- a CDS encoding ExbD/TolR family protein translates to MGKFNKTGKREMPALNTSSLPDLIFTLLFFFMIVTTMREVTLKVQFTLPQGTELEKLEKKSLVTFIYVGEPTQEYRAKMGTESRIQLNDSYAEVGEVQDFIFQERASMSEGDAAKMTVSLKVDQKTKMGIVTDVKNALRKSYALKINYSATKRGEK, encoded by the coding sequence ATGGGAAAATTTAATAAGACTGGTAAACGTGAAATGCCGGCATTGAATACTTCTTCGTTGCCTGACCTTATCTTTACATTGTTGTTCTTCTTTATGATTGTAACAACAATGCGTGAGGTAACATTAAAGGTGCAGTTTACACTTCCGCAAGGTACTGAACTCGAAAAACTGGAGAAGAAATCACTGGTGACATTCATTTATGTAGGTGAACCTACTCAGGAATATCGCGCGAAAATGGGTACTGAAAGTCGTATTCAGCTTAATGACAGCTATGCTGAAGTTGGTGAAGTACAAGACTTCATTTTCCAGGAGCGTGCTAGTATGAGTGAGGGAGATGCAGCGAAAATGACTGTTTCTCTGAAGGTTGACCAAAAGACTAAGATGGGTATTGTTACTGACGTAAAAAATGCTCTTAGAAAATCTTACGCTTTGAAGATTAACTATTCTGCTACTAAACGTGGTGAAAAATAA
- a CDS encoding DUF5056 domain-containing protein encodes MTEVDYDKFLRDFFAENKQEIADNGFSRRVMRHLPDRSRRLARIWNAFVMAVAAVLFFWLGGFEAAWETIREVFIDMVNHGATSLDPKSIIIATVVLLFMATRKVASLA; translated from the coding sequence ATGACAGAAGTAGACTATGATAAGTTCTTGCGGGATTTCTTTGCGGAAAACAAGCAGGAAATAGCGGACAACGGATTCAGTCGCCGTGTCATGCGCCACTTGCCCGACCGCAGCCGTCGGCTGGCGCGTATCTGGAATGCTTTCGTGATGGCGGTGGCAGCCGTGCTTTTCTTTTGGCTGGGCGGTTTCGAGGCTGCTTGGGAAACAATAAGGGAAGTGTTCATCGATATGGTTAACCATGGTGCCACAAGCCTTGACCCGAAATCAATAATTATCGCTACGGTTGTTCTGCTATTCATGGCAACACGGAAAGTAGCTTCTTTGGCGTAA
- a CDS encoding IgA Peptidase M64, which yields MKQICCIVLFFFTVVEAHAQNFADYFQNKTLRVDYIFTGDAKQQAIYLDELSQLPSWAGRQHHLSELPLEGNGQIIVKDLATKQCIYKTSFSSLFQEWLTTDEAKETAKGFENTFLLPSPKQPVEVEVTLYSPRREVIANYKHIVHPDDILIHKRGVSHVTPHRYMLQNGNEKDCIDVAILAEGYTEKEMDLFYQDAQIACESLFSHEPFRSMKDKFNIVAVASPSTDSGVSVPRENLWKQTAVHSHFDTFYSERYLTTSRVKAIHNALAGIPYEHIIILANTDVYGGGGIYNSYTLTTAHHPMFKPVVVHEFGHSFAGLADEYFYEDDIMTDTYPLDIEPWEQNISTRVDFASKWENILPSDTPIPTPVAEKKKYPVGVYEGAGYSAKGIYRPAYDCRMKTNGYPEFCPVCQRAIRRVIEFYIP from the coding sequence ATGAAACAAATTTGCTGTATTGTTCTATTCTTCTTCACTGTCGTAGAAGCTCACGCACAGAACTTTGCCGATTATTTTCAAAACAAGACATTGCGAGTGGACTATATCTTTACCGGAGATGCCAAGCAACAGGCTATCTATCTGGACGAACTGTCACAGCTCCCTTCTTGGGCGGGTCGCCAGCATCATTTGTCCGAACTTCCACTGGAAGGCAATGGACAAATCATCGTGAAAGACCTCGCTACCAAACAGTGTATTTATAAGACTTCCTTCTCTTCCCTGTTTCAAGAGTGGCTGACCACGGACGAAGCTAAAGAAACAGCAAAGGGATTCGAGAACACATTTCTTCTCCCATCCCCCAAGCAACCGGTTGAAGTGGAAGTAACTCTGTATTCTCCACGCAGAGAAGTTATAGCGAACTACAAGCATATTGTCCACCCCGACGATATTCTGATTCATAAACGTGGCGTGTCACATGTCACTCCACACCGTTATATGCTCCAAAACGGTAATGAGAAAGATTGTATCGATGTCGCTATCCTTGCCGAAGGGTACACTGAAAAGGAAATGGATTTATTTTACCAGGATGCGCAAATTGCCTGTGAAAGCTTGTTCTCACACGAACCATTCCGTTCCATGAAGGATAAGTTCAATATCGTTGCCGTCGCTAGTCCGTCTACGGACAGCGGTGTCAGTGTCCCCCGCGAGAACCTGTGGAAACAAACAGCCGTCCACTCACATTTCGATACTTTCTACTCGGAACGTTATCTGACTACCAGTCGGGTGAAAGCCATCCATAACGCCTTGGCGGGTATTCCTTACGAACATATTATTATTCTTGCCAATACCGACGTATATGGTGGCGGTGGAATCTACAACTCCTACACGCTGACTACCGCCCATCATCCGATGTTCAAACCGGTAGTAGTCCACGAATTCGGACACAGCTTCGCCGGACTGGCTGACGAATATTTCTATGAGGACGATATAATGACAGATACTTATCCGCTGGATATTGAACCGTGGGAACAAAACATCTCAACACGAGTGGACTTTGCATCCAAATGGGAGAATATACTCCCTTCCGACACGCCAATACCAACTCCTGTTGCTGAAAAGAAAAAATATCCGGTAGGTGTCTATGAAGGGGCTGGTTATTCTGCCAAAGGTATTTATCGCCCCGCTTATGATTGCCGTATGAAAACAAACGGATACCCTGAATTTTGTCCGGTTTGCCAACGCGCCATCCGCCGGGTAATCGAATTTTATATTCCTTAA
- a CDS encoding dihydrofolate reductase translates to MSKISIIAAVDQRMAIGFQNKLLFWLPNDLKRFKSLTTGNTIIMGRKTFESLPKGALPNRRNVVLSSNPATECPGAEVFPSLEAALQSCREDEHVYIIGGASIYRQALPFADELCLTEIDSTAPEADVYFPEVSPEIWQEKSREAHPADEKHLCSYAFVDYVKKQL, encoded by the coding sequence ATGAGTAAAATATCAATCATCGCCGCTGTAGACCAGCGTATGGCAATAGGCTTTCAGAATAAACTTCTTTTTTGGTTACCCAACGACTTGAAGCGTTTCAAGTCGCTGACTACCGGAAACACGATTATAATGGGACGTAAAACTTTCGAATCTCTTCCGAAAGGCGCGTTACCTAATCGCAGAAACGTGGTATTATCCTCGAATCCGGCAACCGAATGTCCCGGCGCAGAAGTTTTTCCTTCACTCGAAGCTGCCCTGCAAAGCTGCCGGGAAGATGAACATGTATATATAATTGGCGGTGCAAGCATTTATCGTCAAGCGCTCCCTTTTGCGGACGAACTCTGCCTAACTGAGATAGACAGTACTGCTCCGGAAGCCGATGTCTATTTTCCGGAAGTCTCTCCGGAGATATGGCAAGAAAAAAGCAGAGAAGCTCATCCTGCAGATGAGAAACATCTCTGCTCCTATGCTTTTGTGGACTACGTGAAAAAACAATTATAG
- the cls gene encoding cardiolipin synthase, translating to MKLHIFILFLFLSLVRAQADVIDSLMTQSRDSIGLTSDSLVLNFLKESGIPISDNNKVKLLKSGREKFIDLFEAIREAKHHVHLEYFNFRNDSIANALFDLLAEKVKEGVEVRAMFDAFGNWSNNKPLKKRHLKKIRERGIEIVKFDPFTFPYINHAAHRDHRKIAVIDGKVAYTGGMNIADYYINGLPKIGTWRDMHMRIEGDAVNDLQEIFLTIWNKETKQNIGGEAYLPQHEGRTDSTNIMVAIVDRTPKKNSRMLSHAYAMSIYSAQKNVHIVNPYFVPTSSIKKALNRSIDRGVDVTIMVSSASDIPFTPDAALYKLHKLMKRGATVYMYNGGFHHSKIMMVDDLFCTVGTANLNSRSLRYDYETNAFIFDKKTTAELNTMFYNDIEHCTQLTPEFWKKRSPWKKFVGWFANLFTPFL from the coding sequence TTGAAACTACATATATTTATTTTATTTCTGTTCCTGTCTTTAGTGCGCGCCCAAGCGGATGTTATCGACAGTTTGATGACACAATCCAGAGACTCAATCGGATTAACAAGTGATTCTCTTGTACTGAATTTCCTGAAAGAATCAGGAATTCCTATCTCCGATAACAATAAAGTGAAACTGCTGAAAAGCGGACGGGAAAAGTTTATCGATTTATTTGAAGCCATACGCGAAGCCAAACACCATGTGCATTTGGAATATTTCAACTTTCGCAACGACTCCATAGCCAATGCCTTATTCGACTTGTTGGCAGAGAAAGTGAAGGAAGGTGTCGAAGTACGGGCTATGTTTGATGCTTTCGGCAACTGGTCGAACAATAAACCGCTCAAAAAGAGGCATCTCAAGAAAATACGCGAAAGGGGTATCGAGATTGTCAAGTTCGACCCATTTACCTTCCCTTACATCAACCATGCCGCCCACCGCGACCACCGGAAAATTGCCGTTATCGACGGAAAAGTGGCTTATACAGGGGGGATGAATATCGCCGATTACTACATCAACGGCTTACCCAAAATCGGAACGTGGCGGGATATGCATATGCGCATCGAGGGGGATGCGGTCAATGACTTGCAAGAAATTTTCCTCACGATTTGGAATAAGGAGACTAAACAGAATATAGGTGGAGAAGCCTATTTACCGCAGCATGAGGGACGGACGGACAGTACCAATATCATGGTTGCCATCGTTGACCGCACTCCAAAGAAAAATAGTCGTATGCTGAGTCATGCGTATGCAATGAGCATCTATTCGGCACAGAAGAACGTGCACATCGTCAACCCTTATTTCGTGCCGACTTCTTCCATCAAGAAAGCGTTGAACCGCTCCATCGACCGGGGAGTGGATGTGACAATCATGGTTTCTTCCGCATCCGACATTCCGTTTACGCCGGATGCTGCGCTTTACAAACTTCATAAGCTGATGAAAAGAGGAGCTACCGTCTATATGTACAACGGTGGCTTCCATCATTCGAAAATTATGATGGTGGATGACCTGTTCTGCACGGTCGGTACTGCCAACTTGAACAGCCGAAGCCTACGATACGATTACGAGACGAATGCTTTCATCTTCGACAAGAAAACAACTGCCGAACTAAATACAATGTTTTACAACGACATCGAACACTGTACCCAACTGACACCCGAATTTTGGAAAAAGCGTTCGCCTTGGAAAAAGTTCGTCGGCTGGTTTGCGAATTTATTCACCCCATTTTTGTAA
- a CDS encoding methyltransferase RsmF C-terminal domain-like protein, giving the protein MDLPASFTAYTRSLLGDEEYDKLAAAIQQEPPVSIRLNKLRMDSPLLPVPWASEGFYLDERLTFTFDPLFHAGCYYVQEASSMFVEQVLRQYVTDPVVMLDLCAAPGGKSTHARSVLPEGSLLVANEVIRNRSQILAENLTKWGHPDVVVTNNDPADFSSLLSFFDVILTDVPCSGEGMFRKDPVAVEEWSPENVEICWQRQRRIIADIWPSLKPGGILIYSTCTYNTKEDEENVHWIQQEFGAEPLALEIREDWNITGNLLYKESDNSKAVGNSEQKAPVYHFFPHKTKGEGFFLAALRKPETEEDTMPAFSSSKNKAAKKKDKKGGATPSPVSKEHLNIAKNWLNEEKLPGYIVSAEGTKIQAFPQQYVDELAAMKQSLKIVSAGVGIGEVKGKDLIPDHALAMSSVLLRQGVFATEDITYEQAIAYLRKEAIALPATAPRGYILLTYRNIPLGFVKNIGNRANNLYPQEWRIRSGYLPDEIKTL; this is encoded by the coding sequence ATGGATTTACCCGCTTCTTTCACAGCTTACACCCGCTCTTTATTGGGCGACGAAGAATACGATAAACTGGCTGCCGCCATCCAACAGGAACCGCCTGTCAGCATAAGGTTGAATAAGTTGAGAATGGACTCTCCACTTCTCCCAGTTCCTTGGGCATCCGAGGGCTTTTATCTTGATGAGCGTCTTACTTTTACGTTCGACCCGTTGTTCCATGCGGGGTGCTATTATGTTCAGGAAGCCTCTTCTATGTTTGTGGAGCAGGTGCTCCGGCAATACGTTACAGATCCGGTGGTGATGCTAGACCTTTGCGCTGCCCCCGGTGGGAAATCGACTCATGCCCGTAGCGTGCTTCCTGAGGGAAGTCTGCTGGTTGCTAATGAAGTCATCCGAAACCGTTCGCAGATTTTGGCGGAGAACTTGACAAAGTGGGGACATCCGGATGTAGTCGTTACGAATAATGACCCTGCTGACTTTTCGTCCTTGCTGTCTTTCTTTGACGTGATTCTGACCGATGTGCCCTGTTCCGGTGAAGGAATGTTCCGCAAAGACCCGGTGGCTGTTGAAGAGTGGAGTCCGGAGAATGTGGAAATATGCTGGCAACGGCAGCGGAGAATTATCGCAGATATTTGGCCTAGCTTGAAGCCGGGTGGAATCCTTATATATAGTACGTGCACCTATAATACAAAAGAAGATGAAGAAAACGTCCATTGGATTCAGCAGGAATTCGGAGCCGAACCGTTAGCTTTGGAAATCCGGGAAGACTGGAATATCACAGGAAATCTTCTATATAAAGAGTCTGATAACTCTAAAGCAGTTGGAAATTCTGAACAAAAGGCTCCTGTCTACCATTTCTTCCCGCACAAAACCAAAGGTGAAGGTTTCTTTCTTGCCGCCCTTCGCAAACCGGAGACAGAAGAAGATACCATGCCCGCTTTTTCTTCTTCAAAAAACAAGGCAGCCAAGAAAAAGGATAAGAAAGGTGGGGCAACCCCTTCACCTGTCTCTAAAGAGCATCTGAATATAGCTAAGAATTGGCTGAATGAAGAGAAACTCCCCGGATATATAGTATCGGCAGAGGGAACAAAGATTCAAGCCTTTCCGCAGCAGTACGTTGACGAACTGGCAGCTATGAAGCAAAGCTTGAAAATCGTATCGGCGGGAGTTGGCATAGGAGAGGTGAAAGGGAAAGATTTAATTCCCGACCACGCTTTGGCGATGAGTTCCGTGCTATTGCGGCAGGGAGTTTTTGCGACCGAAGATATAACCTACGAACAAGCGATTGCCTATTTACGGAAAGAGGCCATTGCCTTGCCGGCAACAGCCCCTCGCGGTTATATTTTACTTACTTACCGGAATATCCCTCTCGGTTTCGTAAAGAATATCGGCAATCGTGCCAATAATCTTTATCCACAAGAGTGGCGTATCCGCAGTGGATATTTGCCGGATGAAATAAAGACATTATAG
- a CDS encoding TolC family protein: MKRIIIIGSFAATALFALTGGVQAQSSIEQVLKNIETNNKELQANAQLITSQKLESRTDNNLPDPTLSYAHLWGAKDKSETIGELVVSQSFDFPSLYATRNKLNRLKAGAYDSQADVFRQEKLLQAKEICLDIIMLRQQKNILEERLRNAEELAKMYAKRLQTGDANALETNKINLELLNVKTEASLNETALRNKLQELNTLNGNIPVVFEENQYADVPFPSDYQILKSEVMSADRTLMALGNESLVARKQIAVNKSQWLPKLELGYRRNTETGVPFNGVVVGFSFPIFENRNKVKIAKAQALNIDLQKDNATLQVESELAQLYREAKALYASMEEYSKTFQSQQDLALLKQALTGGQISMIEYFVEVSVIYQSYQNFLQLENQYQKAMARIYKSKL, encoded by the coding sequence ATGAAACGAATTATTATCATAGGTTCTTTTGCTGCTACTGCACTCTTTGCCCTTACGGGCGGTGTGCAGGCTCAGAGCAGCATAGAGCAGGTATTAAAAAATATAGAAACGAATAATAAGGAATTGCAGGCGAACGCCCAACTTATTACTTCGCAAAAATTGGAGTCACGAACGGACAATAACTTGCCCGACCCCACACTTTCTTACGCGCATCTTTGGGGCGCGAAAGATAAGAGTGAAACGATTGGCGAGTTGGTTGTTTCACAAAGTTTCGATTTCCCCAGTTTGTATGCAACGCGCAATAAGCTGAACCGGTTGAAGGCAGGAGCTTATGACAGTCAGGCTGATGTTTTCCGCCAGGAGAAATTATTGCAGGCGAAAGAAATTTGCCTGGACATTATCATGCTTCGTCAGCAGAAAAATATCTTGGAAGAGCGTCTGCGTAACGCGGAAGAGCTTGCCAAGATGTACGCCAAACGTCTGCAAACGGGAGACGCGAATGCGCTTGAGACGAACAAGATTAACCTGGAACTGCTGAACGTGAAAACAGAAGCGTCTCTGAACGAGACGGCACTCCGCAATAAGTTGCAGGAACTGAACACGTTGAACGGAAATATTCCGGTGGTTTTCGAGGAGAACCAGTACGCGGATGTGCCTTTCCCCTCTGATTATCAGATTTTGAAATCTGAGGTGATGTCCGCAGACCGCACGTTGATGGCACTTGGCAACGAGAGTCTGGTTGCCCGCAAACAGATTGCTGTCAACAAGTCTCAGTGGCTGCCGAAGCTGGAGTTGGGGTATCGGCGGAATACGGAGACGGGAGTACCGTTCAACGGTGTAGTGGTCGGCTTTTCTTTCCCGATTTTCGAAAACCGGAATAAGGTAAAGATTGCCAAAGCACAAGCGCTGAATATTGACTTGCAAAAGGATAATGCCACATTGCAGGTAGAGTCTGAACTGGCACAACTTTATCGGGAGGCTAAAGCGCTGTATGCTTCGATGGAAGAATACAGCAAAACGTTCCAGTCACAACAGGACTTGGCATTGCTGAAACAGGCGTTGACGGGCGGACAAATCAGCATGATTGAATATTTTGTCGAAGTATCCGTGATTTATCAAAGCTACCAGAATTTTCTGCAACTGGAAAATCAGTACCAAAAGGCGATGGCACGGATTTACAAAAGTAAGCTATAA
- a CDS encoding GNAT family N-acetyltransferase, producing MIRFQPINTSDFQHYKFMEELLIDAFPPEEYRELNQLREYTDRVGNFHNNIIFDDDLPIGFITYWDFDSFYYVEHFATNPALRNGGYGKRTLEYLCNYLKQPIVLEVERPIEDMAKRRIGFYQRQGFVLWEKDYYQPPYKPGDDFLPMYLMVHGNLEPEKDYEEIKRKLHTVVYGVKE from the coding sequence ATGATTAGATTTCAACCGATTAACACATCGGATTTCCAACATTACAAGTTTATGGAAGAACTGCTTATAGATGCATTTCCACCAGAAGAATACCGCGAGTTGAACCAACTGCGCGAATACACCGACCGCGTGGGCAACTTTCACAATAACATCATCTTTGATGATGACCTGCCTATCGGCTTTATCACCTACTGGGACTTCGACAGTTTCTACTATGTAGAGCACTTCGCCACCAATCCCGCTCTACGAAATGGCGGATACGGGAAACGTACTCTCGAATACCTATGCAACTACTTGAAACAGCCCATTGTTCTCGAAGTTGAACGCCCAATAGAAGACATGGCAAAACGCCGCATCGGATTCTACCAGCGCCAAGGTTTCGTCTTGTGGGAGAAAGACTATTATCAGCCGCCTTATAAGCCGGGGGATGACTTCCTGCCTATGTACTTAATGGTACATGGCAATCTCGAGCCAGAAAAAGATTATGAAGAAATAAAGCGTAAACTTCATACAGTCGTTTACGGGGTAAAAGAATAA
- a CDS encoding ExbD/TolR family protein, whose product MAKGKRKVPDINSSSTADIAFLLLIFFLITTSMDTDRGLARLLPPPPEDERKDDADKIKERNILQVYLNKDDALMCGNDYIGVDQLRDKAKEFIANVNNAENMPEKTQKNVEFFGTTLVSDKHVVSLQNDRGSSYQAYISVQNELVAAYNELRDELATEKFGVKYAELTDEQQKAVREIYPQRISEAEPKKYGEKKK is encoded by the coding sequence ATGGCAAAAGGAAAAAGAAAAGTTCCTGATATTAACTCAAGTTCTACGGCAGATATCGCTTTCTTGTTGCTGATCTTCTTCTTGATTACGACATCAATGGATACGGACCGTGGTTTGGCAAGACTTTTGCCACCACCGCCCGAAGATGAAAGAAAAGATGATGCTGATAAAATCAAAGAACGTAACATTTTGCAGGTATATCTGAATAAAGATGACGCTTTGATGTGCGGTAATGATTATATCGGTGTTGATCAGTTGAGGGATAAGGCTAAAGAATTTATTGCTAATGTTAATAATGCAGAGAATATGCCTGAAAAAACACAGAAGAATGTGGAATTTTTTGGTACAACTCTTGTTAGTGACAAGCATGTAGTTTCTTTGCAGAATGACCGTGGCTCTTCTTATCAGGCATATATTAGTGTGCAGAACGAGTTGGTTGCTGCATACAATGAATTGAGAGATGAACTAGCTACAGAAAAGTTCGGAGTGAAATATGCGGAGTTGACTGATGAACAGCAGAAAGCTGTCCGTGAAATCTATCCGCAACGAATTTCTGAGGCAGAACCTAAAAAATACGGAGAAAAAAAGAAGTAA
- a CDS encoding RNA polymerase sigma factor, whose protein sequence is MSQLNDISLVAQVVVFKNTKAFDQLVGKYQSPVRRFFLNLTCGDSELSDDLAQDTFIKAYTNIASFRNLSSFSTWLYRIAYNVFYDYIRSRKETAELDTREIDAINSTEQENVGQKMDVYQSLKTLKEVERTCITLFYMEDVSIDKIAGIVGIPAGTVKSHLSRGKDKLAMYLKQNGYDRSRL, encoded by the coding sequence ATGAGTCAACTCAACGATATATCGCTAGTCGCACAGGTCGTGGTGTTCAAAAACACCAAGGCCTTCGACCAGTTGGTGGGAAAATACCAGTCGCCTGTCCGGCGCTTTTTCCTGAACCTGACTTGCGGCGACAGCGAATTGAGTGACGACCTGGCACAAGATACATTTATCAAGGCATACACGAACATCGCCTCTTTCCGAAACTTATCCAGTTTCTCTACGTGGCTGTACCGTATTGCTTATAATGTTTTTTATGATTATATTCGCAGCCGGAAAGAGACGGCTGAGTTGGATACAAGAGAAATAGACGCCATCAACAGTACCGAACAGGAGAATGTAGGTCAGAAAATGGACGTCTACCAGTCACTCAAGACGCTCAAAGAAGTGGAAAGAACCTGCATCACGTTGTTCTACATGGAAGATGTAAGTATCGACAAGATTGCGGGTATAGTAGGAATACCGGCAGGAACGGTGAAAAGCCATCTGTCGCGTGGGAAAGATAAATTAGCAATGTATTTAAAACAAAACGGTTATGACAGAAGTAGACTATGA
- a CDS encoding thymidylate synthase, translated as MKQYLDLLNRVLTEGTKKSDRTGTGTISVFGHQMRFNLEDGFPCLTTKKLHLKSIIYELLWFLQGDTNVKYLQEHGVRIWNEWADENGDLGHVYGYQWRSWPDYNGGFIDQISEVVETLKHNPDSRRIIVSAWNVADLNNMNLPPCHAFFQFYVADGRLSLQLYQRSADIFLGVPFNIASYALLLQMMAQVTGLKAGDFVHTFGDAHIYLNHLEQVKLQLSRAPRPLPQMKINPDVKNIFYFKFEDFELVNYDPHPHIAGVVAV; from the coding sequence ATGAAACAATACCTGGATTTGCTTAATCGTGTACTTACCGAAGGCACGAAAAAAAGTGACCGCACCGGAACGGGAACCATCAGCGTTTTCGGTCATCAAATGCGTTTTAATCTCGAAGACGGTTTCCCTTGTCTGACAACGAAGAAACTGCATCTGAAATCAATCATATACGAGCTGCTTTGGTTCCTACAGGGGGACACCAACGTAAAATATCTGCAAGAACATGGAGTACGTATCTGGAACGAATGGGCGGACGAGAACGGTGACTTGGGACACGTCTACGGTTACCAGTGGCGTTCATGGCCTGACTACAATGGCGGATTCATCGACCAAATCAGCGAAGTGGTGGAAACGCTCAAGCATAACCCGGATTCACGCCGCATTATCGTAAGTGCTTGGAACGTGGCCGACTTGAACAATATGAATCTCCCACCCTGCCATGCGTTCTTCCAGTTTTATGTAGCAGACGGACGGTTGAGCCTGCAACTTTACCAACGCAGTGCGGACATTTTCCTCGGTGTGCCTTTCAACATCGCTTCTTACGCATTATTATTGCAAATGATGGCGCAAGTGACAGGATTGAAGGCCGGCGACTTTGTACATACTTTCGGCGATGCACACATCTATCTGAACCATCTGGAACAGGTAAAACTGCAACTGTCACGCGCCCCCCGCCCGTTGCCGCAAATGAAAATCAACCCGGATGTGAAAAACATCTTCTACTTCAAATTCGAAGATTTCGAATTAGTTAATTACGACCCTCATCCGCATATTGCCGGAGTAGTAGCTGTATAA